In the genome of Pseudomonas sp. LBUM920, one region contains:
- the dinB gene encoding DNA polymerase IV gives MTQRKIIHVDCDCFYAAIEMRDDPSLAQKPLAVGGSADRRGVIATCNYEARAYGVRSAMSSRHALKLCPDLTIVKPRMDAYKEASKEIQTIFRDYTDLIEPLSLDEAYLDVSDSPHFGGSATRIAQDIRRRVSNQLHITVSAGVAPNKFLAKIASDWKKPNGLFVITPDQIEDFVSQLPVNKLHGVGKVTADKLARLGIADCLQLREWNKLALVREFGSFGERLWSLARGIDDRVVQNDSRRQSISVENTYDVDLPDLSSCLAKLPELMETLAGRMARIDSSYRAGKPFVKVKFHDFTQTTLEQAGAGRDLESYQQLLTLAFNRGGKPVRLLGIGVRLLDLSSGNEQLQFPW, from the coding sequence ATGACGCAGCGCAAAATCATCCACGTCGACTGTGATTGCTTCTACGCCGCCATCGAGATGCGCGACGATCCGAGCCTGGCACAAAAGCCCCTCGCGGTTGGCGGCTCGGCGGACAGAAGGGGGGTGATCGCCACCTGTAATTATGAGGCGCGGGCTTATGGGGTGCGTTCGGCCATGTCTTCCCGCCACGCCTTGAAACTGTGCCCGGACCTGACCATCGTCAAGCCGCGCATGGATGCCTACAAGGAAGCGTCGAAGGAAATCCAGACGATCTTTCGCGATTACACCGACCTGATCGAGCCACTGTCGCTGGACGAAGCCTACCTGGACGTCTCTGACAGCCCGCACTTTGGCGGCAGTGCCACGCGCATCGCTCAAGACATTCGCCGCCGAGTCTCCAACCAGTTGCACATCACCGTGTCCGCCGGCGTTGCGCCGAACAAATTTCTGGCCAAGATCGCCAGCGACTGGAAAAAACCCAACGGCCTGTTTGTGATCACCCCGGATCAGATCGAAGACTTCGTCTCCCAGTTGCCGGTGAACAAGTTGCACGGCGTTGGCAAGGTGACCGCCGATAAGCTGGCGCGCCTGGGGATTGCAGACTGTCTGCAATTGCGTGAGTGGAACAAGCTGGCGCTGGTGCGTGAATTCGGCAGTTTTGGCGAGCGTCTGTGGAGCCTGGCTCGTGGGATTGATGACCGCGTGGTGCAGAACGACAGCCGTCGGCAATCCATCAGTGTGGAAAATACCTACGACGTGGACTTGCCGGATCTCTCAAGTTGCTTGGCGAAACTGCCCGAGCTGATGGAAACCCTGGCCGGACGCATGGCGCGCATCGACAGCAGCTATCGCGCGGGCAAGCCGTTCGTCAAAGTGAAGTTTCACGACTTTACTCAAACCACCTTGGAGCAGGCTGGGGCAGGGCGTGATCTGGAGAGTTATCAACAGCTGTTGACCCTGGCGTTCAATCGCGGTGGCAAACCGGTGCGGTTGTTGGGGATCGGGGTGCGGTTGCTGGACTTGAGCAGCGGGAACGAACAGCTGCAGTTTCCCTGGTAG
- the mprF gene encoding bifunctional lysylphosphatidylglycerol flippase/synthetase MprF, giving the protein MRANSSEPQDTVTATQPITPTRLRWLDLLSKYRQPIGLAVTLLLFAIALIACRHLLLELDLYALHDSILEVPRPALLGAFAAAVAGFIILLGYEFSGARYAGVKLPAKTLALGGFTAFAIGNAIGLSMLSGGSVRYRLYARHGIGASEVAHMTVFASLALGTALPPLAALATLSNLPAASTYLHLSQGVLGGIAGAVLLLSAALCIGIYRRRLPEQPYPDNLLVKAGRRTLRLPGRRLTFLQLIITALDVAAAATVLYMLLPEAPPFGPFLLVYLLALAAGVLSHVPGGVGVFEAILLAAFADKLGAAPLAAALLLYRMIYVVLPLLIACVFLLVNEAQRLFQTQQSLRVASGLAAPVLAVLVFLSGVVLLFSGATPEIDSRLENIGFLIPHRLIDASHFGASLIGVLCLLLAQGLRRRLSAAWMLTMVLLLTGALLSLLKGFDWEEASLMIMTAVLLAIFRRSFYRASRLTELPFSPLYLVASVCVLGASIWLLLFAYQDVPYSHQLWWQFTLDANAPRGLRSLLGAAVLLVIVSLTWLLRTARPVIHLPTPDELERATKILMASSQPDGGLALTGDKALLFHPNDEAFLMYARRGRSLVALYDPIGPTQPRAEMIWQFRDLCDIHHARPVFYQVRAENLPYYMDIGLTAIKLGEEARVDLKRFDLEAKGKEMKDLRYTWNRGTRDGLSLEIFEPGQAPMEELKVISDAWLTGKNVREKGFSLGRFSDDYLKHFRIAIIRFEGRPVAFANLLETYNHDLASLDLMRAHPDAPKLTMEFMMVGLIQHYKNHDYARFSLGMVPLSGLQPRRGAPLTQRLGSMVFRRGEQLYNFQGLRRFKDKFQPDWEPRYMAVPAGLDPLVALADTAALIAGGLTGLVKR; this is encoded by the coding sequence ATGCGCGCCAACTCGTCTGAACCACAAGACACCGTCACAGCGACACAACCGATCACACCCACCCGCTTGCGTTGGCTGGATCTGTTGAGCAAATACCGTCAGCCGATCGGGCTGGCCGTTACTCTGTTGCTGTTCGCAATCGCCCTGATCGCCTGCCGACACTTACTGCTGGAACTGGACCTGTATGCGCTCCACGACTCGATCCTGGAAGTGCCCAGACCCGCCCTGCTGGGTGCGTTCGCGGCGGCCGTCGCCGGTTTCATCATTCTGCTGGGTTATGAATTCTCCGGCGCACGCTATGCCGGCGTAAAACTGCCGGCCAAGACCCTGGCGCTGGGCGGCTTCACCGCCTTTGCCATCGGCAACGCCATTGGCTTGTCGATGCTCTCCGGCGGGTCCGTGCGCTACCGTTTATACGCACGCCACGGTATCGGGGCTTCGGAAGTGGCGCACATGACCGTGTTCGCCAGCCTGGCCCTTGGTACGGCGCTGCCGCCACTGGCAGCACTGGCCACACTGAGCAACCTGCCGGCGGCATCGACCTACCTGCACCTGTCGCAAGGCGTGCTCGGCGGTATTGCCGGTGCAGTGCTGCTGCTGTCCGCCGCGCTGTGCATCGGCATTTACCGCCGTCGCCTGCCGGAGCAACCTTATCCAGACAACCTGCTGGTCAAGGCGGGGCGTCGTACCCTGCGCCTGCCGGGCCGGCGCCTGACGTTCCTGCAACTGATCATCACCGCGCTGGACGTTGCCGCTGCCGCCACCGTCCTTTATATGCTGCTGCCGGAAGCGCCGCCGTTCGGCCCCTTCCTGCTGGTGTACCTGCTGGCCCTGGCCGCCGGTGTACTCAGCCACGTGCCAGGCGGTGTTGGCGTGTTCGAGGCGATTCTGCTCGCGGCATTCGCCGACAAGCTTGGCGCCGCGCCACTGGCTGCTGCCCTGCTGCTCTACCGCATGATTTATGTGGTGCTGCCGCTGCTGATCGCCTGCGTGTTCCTGCTGGTCAACGAAGCCCAGCGCCTGTTCCAGACCCAGCAAAGCCTGCGGGTCGCCTCCGGCCTGGCCGCGCCGGTGTTGGCCGTACTGGTTTTTTTGTCAGGCGTGGTCCTGCTGTTTTCCGGCGCAACGCCGGAAATCGACTCACGCCTGGAAAACATCGGCTTCCTGATTCCCCACCGCCTGATTGACGCCTCGCACTTCGGTGCCAGCTTGATCGGCGTGCTGTGCCTGTTGCTGGCCCAGGGCTTGCGTCGGCGTTTGTCGGCCGCCTGGATGCTGACCATGGTGTTGCTGCTCACCGGCGCCCTGCTCTCACTGCTTAAAGGCTTCGATTGGGAAGAAGCCAGCCTGATGATCATGACCGCCGTGCTGCTGGCGATCTTCCGGCGCTCGTTCTACCGCGCCAGCCGCCTGACCGAACTGCCGTTCTCGCCGCTGTATTTGGTGGCCAGCGTCTGTGTGTTGGGCGCCTCGATCTGGTTGCTGCTGTTTGCCTATCAAGACGTGCCGTACAGCCACCAGCTGTGGTGGCAGTTCACCCTGGACGCCAACGCCCCACGCGGCCTGCGCTCGCTGCTGGGTGCAGCGGTGCTGTTGGTGATCGTCTCGCTGACCTGGCTGCTGCGCACCGCGCGCCCGGTGATTCATCTGCCAACCCCGGACGAACTGGAACGCGCCACCAAGATCCTGATGGCCTCCTCACAGCCCGACGGTGGCCTGGCGCTGACCGGCGACAAGGCGCTGCTGTTCCACCCCAACGATGAAGCCTTCCTGATGTATGCCCGCCGCGGGCGCAGCCTGGTGGCCTTGTATGACCCGATCGGCCCGACCCAGCCGCGCGCCGAGATGATCTGGCAGTTCCGTGACCTGTGCGACATCCATCACGCGCGCCCGGTGTTTTATCAGGTCCGCGCCGAGAACCTGCCGTACTACATGGACATCGGCCTGACCGCGATCAAGCTGGGCGAAGAAGCCCGGGTCGACCTGAAACGCTTTGACCTGGAAGCCAAGGGCAAAGAGATGAAGGACCTGCGCTACACCTGGAACCGTGGCACCCGGGACGGCCTGTCCCTGGAGATCTTCGAACCGGGCCAGGCGCCGATGGAAGAACTCAAGGTCATCTCCGATGCCTGGCTGACCGGCAAGAACGTACGTGAAAAGGGCTTCTCCCTGGGCCGTTTCAGCGACGACTACCTCAAGCACTTTCGTATCGCGATCATTCGCTTCGAAGGGCGCCCGGTGGCCTTCGCCAACCTGCTCGAGACTTACAACCATGACCTGGCCAGTCTCGACCTGATGCGTGCGCATCCGGATGCGCCGAAGCTGACCATGGAATTCATGATGGTTGGCCTGATTCAACATTATAAGAACCACGACTACGCCCGCTTCAGCCTCGGCATGGTGCCGTTGTCGGGCCTGCAACCACGCCGTGGCGCACCGCTGACCCAACGCCTGGGCTCGATGGTGTTCCGACGTGGCGAGCAACTGTATAACTTCCAAGGTTTGCGCCGCTTTAAAGACAAGTTCCAGCCTGACTGGGAACCCCGTTATATGGCCGTGCCCGCAGGACTTGATCCGCTGGTGGCACTGGCCGATACCGCCGCCCTGATTGCGGGTGGCTTGACTGGATTGGTGAAACGCTGA
- a CDS encoding virulence factor family protein produces the protein MIRRSWRYVLAFVVLLALIAAGGFWYWNRPAPQPTLEQLPQADGSVMTRVTPNGSAKARVAVAVMADETLTDSQLIALSQGGSAQIVQVILPKDDCKLQEQALQSALAQLKGPATLVSGIGPGAALAWRWLATQNDDKANAISVGFALVQEGCKDPLPKTSAHGNWLVAWNDNPDDESASFVRDTPRATTSISDYDIHYPQVLNNELRKQLVGSDNGGLAIPVVEVPAGQAKDTVTLFLSGDGGWRDLDRDVAGEMAKIGYPVVGIDTLRYYWQHKTPEQSAKDLTELMQHYRQKWGTKRFVLTGYSFGADVLPAIYNRMPENEQQRVDAIILLAFARTGSFEIEVEGWLGNAGKEAATGPEMAKLPADKVVCIYGAEEVDESGCTDKTAVGEAVKLPGGHHFDENYPALAQRLVDIIVKHQAKDKAE, from the coding sequence ATGATTCGACGCTCCTGGCGGTATGTATTGGCCTTTGTAGTGCTGCTCGCGCTGATCGCGGCGGGTGGCTTCTGGTACTGGAACCGCCCTGCCCCGCAACCGACCCTGGAACAATTGCCCCAGGCCGACGGTTCGGTGATGACCCGCGTGACGCCTAACGGCTCGGCAAAAGCCCGTGTGGCCGTGGCCGTAATGGCCGATGAGACCCTGACCGATAGCCAACTGATTGCTCTGAGCCAGGGCGGCTCCGCGCAAATCGTTCAAGTGATCCTGCCAAAGGATGACTGCAAGCTGCAGGAACAAGCGCTGCAAAGCGCCCTGGCACAGCTCAAAGGCCCGGCGACGCTGGTCAGCGGCATCGGCCCTGGCGCAGCACTCGCCTGGCGCTGGCTGGCCACACAGAACGACGACAAGGCCAACGCCATCTCCGTCGGCTTCGCCCTGGTGCAGGAAGGTTGCAAGGACCCACTGCCGAAGACCTCTGCCCATGGCAATTGGCTGGTGGCGTGGAACGATAACCCTGACGACGAAAGTGCCAGTTTCGTACGCGACACCCCGCGCGCGACTACCAGCATCAGCGACTACGACATCCACTACCCGCAAGTGCTGAACAACGAACTGCGCAAGCAGCTGGTGGGTTCGGACAACGGCGGCCTGGCGATTCCGGTAGTTGAAGTACCGGCCGGCCAAGCCAAGGACACCGTTACCCTGTTCCTCTCCGGCGATGGCGGCTGGCGTGACCTGGACCGTGACGTCGCCGGTGAAATGGCCAAGATCGGTTACCCGGTCGTGGGCATCGACACCCTGCGCTACTACTGGCAGCACAAAACGCCTGAACAAAGCGCCAAGGACCTCACCGAATTGATGCAGCACTACCGGCAGAAATGGGGCACCAAACGCTTCGTGCTGACCGGTTATTCATTCGGCGCCGACGTACTGCCGGCGATCTACAACCGCATGCCTGAAAACGAACAGCAGCGCGTCGACGCAATCATCCTGCTGGCATTTGCACGCACCGGCAGCTTTGAGATCGAAGTGGAAGGTTGGTTGGGCAACGCCGGTAAAGAAGCCGCCACCGGCCCGGAAATGGCCAAGTTGCCGGCTGACAAAGTGGTGTGCATCTACGGCGCCGAAGAAGTCGACGAGAGTGGCTGCACCGACAAGACCGCTGTTGGCGAAGCCGTGAAGCTGCCAGGCGGGCATCACTTTGACGAGAACTACCCAGCGCTGGCACAGCGCCTGGTGGATATCATCGTCAAGCATCAGGCCAAGGACAAAGCCGAATAA
- the recJ gene encoding single-stranded-DNA-specific exonuclease RecJ: MRIDPRPLPAVLPFLGELPPLLTRLYAARGVQSEAELDKSLARLIPYQQLKGIDAAVDLLVTALEQRQRILIVGDFDADGATASTVGTLGLRLLGAAHVDYLVPNRFEYGYGLTPEIVAVALQREPQLLITVDNGISSVEGVAAAKAAGLKVLVTDHHLPGDELPAADAIVNPNQPGCEFPSKALAGVGVIFYVLMALRARLRSLGWYANKPQPNIGELLDLVALGSVADVVPLDANNRILVHQGLERIRAGRARPGIKAILEVAKRDHARITSTDLGFILGPRLNAAGRLDDMSLGIECLLTTDFAAAREMAAQLDGMNQDRKSIEQGMQREALAQLKDLPVESMPYGLCLFDPEWHQGVIGILASRMKERYFRPTIAFADAGDGLLKGSGRSVQGFHIRDALAVVASQHPSLITKYGGHAMAAGLTLPEANFPLFAEAFDAEVRRQLREEDLTGRLLSDGTLAVEEFHLELARALRHAGPWGQHFPEPLFHGVFQLVEQRVVGERHLKVVLKSECGSVKLDGIAFGVDREVWPNPTVRWVELAYKLDVNEFRGNETVQLMIAHIEPR, from the coding sequence ATGCGTATCGATCCTCGCCCGTTGCCCGCTGTCCTGCCGTTTCTCGGTGAATTGCCACCGCTGTTGACCCGTCTTTACGCCGCACGCGGGGTGCAGTCCGAAGCTGAGCTGGACAAAAGCCTGGCGCGGTTGATTCCCTACCAGCAGCTCAAGGGCATCGACGCGGCGGTGGACCTGCTGGTGACGGCCTTGGAGCAGCGCCAGCGCATCCTCATCGTGGGAGACTTCGACGCCGATGGCGCCACTGCCAGCACGGTGGGCACTCTGGGCCTGCGTTTGCTCGGTGCGGCCCATGTCGACTACCTGGTGCCCAACCGCTTCGAATACGGCTATGGCCTGACGCCGGAAATCGTTGCGGTGGCGCTGCAGCGCGAGCCGCAGTTGCTGATCACCGTGGACAACGGCATTTCCAGTGTCGAAGGCGTGGCGGCGGCCAAGGCGGCAGGGTTGAAGGTGTTGGTCACCGACCACCACTTGCCGGGTGATGAGTTGCCGGCGGCGGATGCCATCGTTAATCCGAACCAGCCCGGTTGTGAATTTCCCAGCAAGGCGCTGGCTGGCGTAGGCGTGATCTTTTATGTGCTGATGGCCTTGCGCGCGCGACTGCGCAGCCTGGGTTGGTACGCCAACAAGCCCCAGCCGAACATCGGCGAGTTGCTCGACCTGGTCGCCTTGGGCAGCGTCGCCGACGTGGTGCCTCTGGACGCCAACAATCGCATCCTGGTGCACCAGGGCCTGGAGCGTATTCGCGCCGGTCGCGCGCGGCCGGGCATCAAGGCGATTCTTGAAGTCGCCAAGCGCGACCACGCGCGCATCACCTCCACCGACCTCGGTTTTATCCTCGGACCGCGCTTGAATGCCGCCGGGCGCCTGGACGATATGAGCCTGGGCATCGAATGCCTGCTCACCACCGACTTCGCCGCCGCGCGGGAAATGGCAGCGCAGCTGGACGGTATGAACCAGGACCGCAAATCCATCGAGCAGGGCATGCAGCGCGAAGCGCTCGCCCAGCTCAAGGACTTGCCGGTGGAATCGATGCCCTATGGTTTGTGCCTGTTCGACCCGGAATGGCACCAGGGCGTGATCGGCATTCTGGCGTCGCGAATGAAAGAGCGGTATTTCCGCCCGACCATCGCTTTCGCCGATGCCGGTGACGGCCTGCTCAAGGGCTCAGGGCGCTCTGTGCAGGGTTTTCACATCCGTGACGCGCTGGCGGTCGTCGCAAGCCAGCATCCCAGCCTGATCACCAAATACGGCGGCCACGCAATGGCGGCCGGTCTGACCTTGCCAGAGGCGAATTTCCCGCTGTTTGCCGAGGCCTTCGACGCTGAAGTCCGTCGGCAACTGCGAGAAGAAGACCTGACGGGCCGGTTGCTGTCGGATGGCACGCTGGCGGTGGAAGAGTTTCACCTGGAACTGGCGCGCGCATTACGGCATGCCGGGCCGTGGGGGCAGCACTTTCCCGAGCCGTTGTTCCACGGTGTGTTTCAGTTGGTCGAGCAGCGCGTGGTCGGTGAGCGGCACCTCAAAGTGGTGCTCAAGAGCGAATGCGGGTCGGTGAAGCTCGATGGCATTGCGTTTGGTGTGGACCGTGAGGTCTGGCCTAATCCGACGGTGCGTTGGGTCGAGTTGGCCTACAAGCTGGACGTGAACGAGTTTCGTGGGAATGAGACTGTGCAGTTGATGATTGCGCACATCGAACCGCGCTGA
- a CDS encoding YaeQ family protein, with amino-acid sequence MAQPSTTYKFELNLTDLDRSVYESVKQTIARHPSETEERMTVRLLAYALWYNEQLAFGRGLSDVDEPALWEKSLDDRVLHWIEVGQPDADRLTWCSRRTERTSLLAYGSLRVWEGKVVPVANNLKNVHIAAVPQEVLETLAKDMPRVIKWDVMISEGTIFVTDDRGQHEVQLQWLVGERG; translated from the coding sequence ATGGCCCAGCCGTCCACGACCTACAAATTCGAACTCAACCTCACCGACCTTGATCGCTCGGTGTATGAGAGCGTCAAACAGACCATCGCCCGCCATCCATCGGAAACCGAAGAGCGCATGACCGTGCGCCTGCTGGCCTACGCCCTCTGGTACAACGAGCAACTGGCGTTCGGTCGTGGCCTGTCAGATGTCGACGAACCAGCCCTGTGGGAAAAAAGCCTGGATGATCGGGTGCTGCACTGGATCGAAGTCGGCCAGCCTGACGCCGACCGCCTGACCTGGTGTTCGCGCCGTACCGAGCGCACCAGTTTGCTGGCTTATGGCAGCTTGCGCGTGTGGGAAGGCAAAGTGGTGCCGGTGGCCAACAACCTGAAGAACGTGCACATCGCTGCCGTGCCGCAGGAAGTCCTCGAGACCCTGGCCAAGGACATGCCGCGCGTGATCAAGTGGGACGTGATGATCAGTGAGGGCACGATTTTTGTGACCGACGACCGTGGCCAACATGAAGTGCAATTGCAATGGCTGGTCGGCGAACGCGGCTGA
- a CDS encoding CaiB/BaiF CoA-transferase family protein, which produces MSFNAKPLAGLKVIELGTLIAGPFASRICAEFGAEVIKVESPDGGDPLRKWRKLYEGTSLWWFVQARNKKSLTLNLKHPDGLAILKQLLADADILIENFRPGVLEKLGLSWETLHALNPKLVMVRLSGFGQTGPMKDQPGFGAVGESMGGLRYITGFEDRPPVRTGISIGDSIAALWAVIGALMALRHREVNGGLGQVVDVALYEAIFAMMESMIPEFDVFGFIRERTGNIMPGITPSSIHTSADGKHVQIGANGDAIFKRFMSAIGREDLANDPTLASNDGRDSRRDELYGVIDRWVNSLRLDQVVEQLNQAQVPASRIYSAEDMLGDPQFLAREMFLQAQLPGGKDFKMPGIVPKLSDTPGSCEWVGPQLGEHNGEVLNQLGYDTAAITRLREGGAI; this is translated from the coding sequence ATGTCGTTTAATGCCAAACCGCTTGCCGGCCTGAAAGTCATCGAACTGGGCACCCTGATCGCCGGACCGTTTGCATCACGTATCTGTGCCGAATTCGGGGCCGAGGTGATCAAGGTCGAGTCTCCTGATGGCGGCGACCCGCTGCGTAAATGGCGCAAGCTGTATGAGGGCACGTCGCTATGGTGGTTTGTGCAGGCGCGTAACAAGAAGTCGCTGACGCTCAATCTCAAGCACCCGGATGGCCTGGCGATTCTCAAACAGTTGCTGGCAGACGCCGACATCCTGATCGAAAACTTTCGCCCCGGTGTACTGGAAAAACTCGGCTTGAGCTGGGAAACCCTGCATGCCCTGAACCCGAAGCTGGTGATGGTACGGCTTTCAGGTTTTGGCCAGACCGGGCCAATGAAGGACCAGCCAGGGTTCGGCGCGGTGGGCGAATCCATGGGCGGTTTGCGCTATATCACCGGTTTCGAAGATCGCCCGCCGGTACGCACCGGAATTTCCATCGGCGATTCGATAGCCGCCTTGTGGGCGGTGATTGGTGCGCTGATGGCGTTGCGTCATCGCGAAGTCAACGGCGGGCTTGGCCAGGTGGTGGACGTGGCACTGTATGAGGCTATCTTCGCGATGATGGAGAGCATGATTCCGGAGTTTGATGTGTTCGGGTTTATCCGTGAACGCACCGGCAACATCATGCCCGGCATCACGCCGTCTTCAATCCATACCAGCGCCGATGGCAAGCATGTGCAGATTGGAGCCAATGGCGACGCGATCTTCAAGCGCTTCATGTCGGCCATTGGGCGTGAGGACCTGGCCAACGATCCGACATTGGCGAGCAATGATGGACGCGACAGCCGCCGTGACGAGCTGTATGGCGTGATCGACCGCTGGGTCAATTCGCTGCGACTGGACCAGGTGGTCGAGCAACTCAACCAGGCCCAAGTGCCCGCCAGCCGCATATACAGCGCCGAGGACATGCTCGGTGACCCACAATTTCTGGCGCGGGAAATGTTCCTCCAGGCTCAGTTGCCGGGCGGCAAGGACTTCAAGATGCCGGGGATCGTGCCCAAGCTGTCGGACACGCCCGGCAGTTGTGAATGGGTCGGGCCGCAGCTGGGCGAGCACAACGGCGAGGTACTTAACCAATTGGGCTACGACACGGCGGCCATCACCCGCTTGCGCGAGGGCGGCGCGATCTGA
- a CDS encoding TIGR02285 family protein yields MAGPCRRWTIPLCFIGAMFGVWPLAVRAEDTMIWLLRDLPPLTIFEGPQKGQGALDQLLPVLSERLPQYRHTVMHVNRARGIQMLRAASLTCDPSLLWTPERAKYIVFSAQAFAVASNGVAIRRNQQAAMTPFIVDEHFDLQAFLDAHKARIGATAERSYGPVIDEQLKGVDPHILALHYGNDALGSLLQMQRLGRLEAVLGYWPEIRYHATQQGIAARDLVFYPIKGSAPYQRTHIGCSDTPQGRLAMARIDQVLRDIPQEQLQQSYTSWLDPVTREQYLRDNPGFFQDSPNPE; encoded by the coding sequence ATGGCTGGCCCGTGTAGACGCTGGACCATTCCCTTGTGCTTCATCGGCGCGATGTTCGGCGTATGGCCGCTCGCCGTGCGTGCCGAGGACACGATGATCTGGTTGCTGCGCGATCTGCCGCCGCTGACCATCTTCGAGGGCCCACAGAAAGGCCAAGGGGCATTGGATCAATTGCTGCCCGTGCTCAGCGAGCGTCTGCCGCAATACCGGCACACCGTGATGCACGTCAATCGCGCCCGCGGCATCCAGATGCTGCGCGCCGCCTCCCTGACCTGCGACCCGTCGCTGCTGTGGACGCCGGAACGCGCGAAGTACATCGTGTTCTCTGCCCAGGCATTTGCGGTGGCGAGCAACGGCGTAGCCATAAGGCGAAACCAGCAAGCGGCAATGACGCCCTTTATCGTCGACGAACACTTTGACCTGCAAGCCTTCCTCGACGCCCACAAAGCACGCATCGGCGCCACCGCCGAACGCAGTTACGGCCCCGTCATCGACGAACAGCTAAAAGGCGTCGATCCCCACATTCTGGCGCTCCATTACGGCAATGACGCCCTTGGCAGCCTGCTGCAAATGCAACGCCTTGGGCGGCTGGAAGCGGTGCTGGGCTACTGGCCGGAAATCCGCTATCACGCCACGCAACAAGGCATCGCCGCACGAGACCTGGTGTTTTATCCCATCAAGGGCTCAGCGCCTTATCAGCGTACGCATATCGGTTGCTCGGATACGCCTCAAGGCCGCCTGGCCATGGCACGTATCGACCAAGTATTACGCGACATCCCGCAGGAGCAGTTACAGCAGTCCTACACATCGTGGCTGGACCCGGTCACGCGAGAACAATACTTGCGCGACAACCCTGGTTTTTTCCAGGATTCACCGAACCCTGAGTGA
- a CDS encoding DUF3509 domain-containing protein: protein MESISLLLEEALSPYQVTLTTAGVQDECLVTVKNPAGAIVVEREVDRAQLTDKRVLVDVVDCLLRDLKIAEGRLEPSVIAALRSAAQTRNGALA from the coding sequence ATGGAAAGTATCAGCCTATTGCTCGAAGAAGCACTGAGCCCTTATCAGGTGACATTGACCACCGCTGGTGTGCAGGACGAATGCCTGGTGACCGTGAAGAACCCGGCCGGCGCCATCGTTGTCGAGCGTGAAGTTGACCGCGCGCAATTGACCGATAAACGCGTGTTGGTGGATGTGGTGGATTGCCTGCTGCGCGATCTGAAAATCGCCGAAGGGCGTCTGGAACCGTCCGTCATCGCGGCCTTGCGCAGCGCTGCCCAGACCCGCAATGGCGCCCTTGCATGA